Proteins from a single region of Candidatus Scalindua japonica:
- the rpsF gene encoding 30S ribosomal protein S6, whose protein sequence is MRLYEGMFIISDTVAGSDWETAVKHVEGLLKNRGAEILKSEKWEERKFAYKLKGHKRGAYLLIYFNAPTDSISLIKRDFELSDDVLRTLIVKVDKIRESKPEEEAEEPLEKIKAEEVNDESADTESAKVSPEASTPVATEPSE, encoded by the coding sequence TTGAGATTATACGAAGGAATGTTCATAATTAGCGATACCGTAGCTGGCTCTGATTGGGAAACGGCCGTAAAGCACGTTGAAGGCCTCTTGAAAAACAGAGGAGCCGAAATTCTCAAGAGTGAAAAATGGGAGGAGAGGAAATTTGCGTATAAACTAAAAGGGCATAAGCGAGGAGCTTATTTGCTTATATATTTTAACGCGCCAACGGATTCGATCTCATTAATTAAAAGGGATTTTGAGCTTTCAGACGATGTGTTAAGGACCTTAATAGTTAAGGTGGATAAAATCAGGGAATCTAAACCAGAAGAGGAAGCCGAAGAGCCTCTAGAGAAAATTAAGGCTGAGGAAGTTAATGATGAAAGTGCTGATACGGAGAGTGCGAAAGTAAGTCCTGAGGCCTCTACACCGGTTGCAACAGAACCTTCAGAATAG
- a CDS encoding OmpH family outer membrane protein yields the protein MNLSFFRMPILCLTIALLGNFVYTNINLENAEAGNIKIGVVDISRVFEKYKKRIDLDSELKGQEKGFQDEINKKRKEIIDLDEETQLLDLGSEGRSKNENILERKNVELEGYAKFAERQLLKKYKDFFESIYEEVIQKVEEIGEQKHFDLIIKKEEPDLKSEQISDLQFKIGIRTVLYHSDSVDITLKIIENLNTSYSREKENK from the coding sequence ATGAATTTATCATTCTTCAGAATGCCAATTTTGTGCTTGACGATTGCTTTGTTGGGGAACTTTGTTTACACAAATATAAATCTTGAAAATGCTGAAGCTGGAAATATTAAGATTGGCGTAGTAGACATAAGCAGAGTATTTGAAAAATATAAAAAGAGAATAGATCTGGATTCTGAGCTCAAAGGACAGGAGAAAGGATTTCAAGATGAAATAAATAAAAAAAGGAAAGAGATTATAGACTTAGATGAAGAGACTCAACTACTGGATCTGGGTAGTGAAGGCAGAAGTAAGAACGAAAACATATTAGAAAGAAAAAATGTGGAACTTGAAGGTTACGCGAAATTCGCGGAGAGGCAACTACTAAAAAAATATAAAGATTTTTTTGAGAGTATTTACGAAGAAGTAATTCAGAAAGTTGAAGAAATTGGGGAGCAAAAGCATTTTGATCTTATTATAAAAAAAGAAGAGCCAGATTTGAAGAGTGAGCAAATTTCTGATCTCCAATTTAAAATAGGAATAAGGACGGTATTATACCACTCGGATTCAGTTGATATTACGTTAAAAATAATTGAGAATTTAAATACCTCATATTCCAGAGAAAAGGAGAATAAATAA
- a CDS encoding single-stranded DNA-binding protein, whose product MAKLNKVFLMGNLTRDPELRYTPSGTAIASFGIAINRTWSGQDGEKKEEVCYVDINMFGRRAEVINEYFSKGNPIFVEGRLQFQQWETKDGQKRNALRVVAEEFQFIGGKTKRDEGQSFPEGTAPNDINEEEIPF is encoded by the coding sequence ATGGCTAAGCTTAATAAGGTTTTTTTAATGGGAAATCTTACTAGAGATCCCGAGTTAAGATATACACCAAGCGGTACAGCAATTGCCAGCTTTGGAATAGCTATAAATAGAACTTGGTCGGGGCAGGATGGCGAAAAAAAAGAGGAAGTGTGTTATGTTGACATAAATATGTTTGGTCGGCGTGCAGAAGTTATTAATGAATACTTCAGCAAGGGTAACCCTATTTTCGTAGAGGGTCGATTGCAGTTCCAACAATGGGAAACTAAGGATGGTCAAAAACGTAATGCCCTGCGCGTTGTGGCTGAAGAATTCCAATTTATTGGTGGTAAAACAAAGAGAGATGAAGGCCAGAGTTTTCCGGAAGGTACGGCGCCAAATGATATTAATGAAGAAGAGATACCATTTTAA
- the dnaB gene encoding replicative DNA helicase — translation MTTGLIQEKTQPFNIEAEISVLGSLLIDNEAISLVTESLSKNDFYKTAHQHIFDTIVNIYDKNNAVDLVILKDELNRLSLLEKVGGAEYLMELEESVPIASNVEYYAKIVREKTVKRDLISATAKIQHEAYNDSLESDELLDIAEKEIFNITQRKFAKPTTSMHDILQCTWEYIESLHEGDSKLTGIQTGFTDLDEKTCGLQRGELIIIAARPSMGKTSFVLNIAEHVGASLKNPKEKQPMLIFSMEMSAQQISQNMLCSAAKIDAHLIRTGRLSDDDWSRLPIAMGDLSESAIFIDDTPGLGLLEIRAKARRFKLQYDIQLVIIDYLQLMEGRKAENRQQEISGISRGLKALARELNIPVVAVSQLNRSVETREGHTPRMSDLRESGSIEQDADVIMLLHREDYYNPETENKNVVDVDIAKQRNGPTGKIKLTFLRNILRFEDYISDSSMDSFDTL, via the coding sequence ATGACAACAGGGCTAATACAAGAAAAAACACAACCATTCAACATAGAAGCGGAAATAAGTGTTTTAGGCTCTCTGTTAATAGATAATGAAGCGATTAGCCTTGTAACAGAGAGTTTAAGTAAAAACGACTTCTACAAAACTGCACATCAACATATTTTCGATACAATTGTAAATATTTACGACAAGAACAATGCGGTTGATCTCGTCATTTTGAAAGATGAACTAAACAGGCTATCGTTATTAGAAAAGGTAGGCGGTGCTGAGTATTTAATGGAACTGGAAGAATCAGTTCCAATTGCCTCAAATGTTGAATATTACGCGAAAATTGTACGAGAAAAGACGGTAAAAAGAGATTTGATTTCAGCTACGGCAAAAATACAACATGAGGCATACAACGACTCTCTGGAATCCGACGAACTGTTGGATATAGCTGAAAAGGAAATATTCAACATAACACAACGCAAATTTGCAAAGCCAACAACCAGTATGCATGATATACTCCAATGTACTTGGGAGTACATAGAAAGTTTACATGAAGGTGACAGCAAATTAACCGGCATCCAAACCGGTTTTACCGACTTGGATGAAAAAACCTGCGGGCTGCAAAGAGGAGAGTTGATAATTATTGCAGCAAGGCCCAGTATGGGTAAAACAAGTTTTGTGTTGAATATTGCGGAACATGTTGGCGCAAGTCTGAAAAACCCAAAAGAGAAACAGCCAATGTTGATTTTTTCGATGGAAATGTCTGCTCAGCAGATATCACAAAACATGCTATGCTCTGCTGCGAAGATTGATGCACACTTAATTCGCACAGGAAGGTTAAGTGACGATGACTGGTCAAGGCTTCCTATAGCAATGGGTGATTTATCAGAATCGGCAATATTTATTGATGACACTCCGGGGCTTGGCCTCCTCGAAATACGTGCAAAAGCAAGGCGCTTTAAGTTGCAATATGATATTCAGTTGGTTATCATTGACTACTTGCAGCTAATGGAAGGTAGAAAGGCAGAAAACCGGCAACAGGAAATCTCTGGTATTTCTAGAGGATTGAAAGCGTTGGCCAGGGAATTAAATATACCGGTTGTTGCTGTTTCTCAGTTAAATCGCTCCGTAGAAACACGTGAAGGGCATACACCAAGAATGTCTGACTTGCGAGAATCTGGATCTATAGAACAGGATGCTGATGTGATTATGCTGTTACACAGAGAAGATTATTACAACCCGGAGACAGAAAATAAGAATGTAGTAGATGTTGACATTGCAAAACAGAGAAATGGTCCTACTGGTAAAATTAAACTTACTTTTCTTCGTAATATACTAAGATTTGAAGATTACATAAGTGATTCTTCAATGGATTCATTTGATACATTATAG
- the bamA gene encoding outer membrane protein assembly factor BamA codes for MLQKYIITFAIVFVFFLSLDSNKPLNAQGSEAVSAVVKKIEFKGNDRISSSTIKAAIKTNHGDIYDPKAISQDVDAIWLLGFFDNIEVEVESYEDGVKVIFLVLERPVIKNIFFAGNGQVKTKKLREAIQVREGDYLKRYLIKLDEDKIREMYQKMGFSHIVIKSEEKKSNGYVDITYKIREGSKVYIKEIVFEGNKTFSSKRLTKIMDTKKRKFPSLVFPGKFDKAEFEGDIDNIKAFYGSGGWLDTDIKWKERYSPDKTKMFLYVVIDEGDRYHVDTVNIKGNKLFTSEEIMGMLQLKKGSAFLPELLQKDSKGIRMAYGRQGHLNADVRANYSYKQVEPKIDITFDIIENERFFIEKVIVSGNDKTKDNVIRRNLSFFPGERLDTQKIKGSEQRLAGTGYFDNQSGKASEISYVPGTEYNTKNVIVDVKEGRTGMMRFGGGFGANAGLFGDVSYTDKNFDIFDFPKDLRDFMSGNAFRGGGHTITLRFSPGLQRTEGMFSYSNPAVFDSGYSLGLSTNIFRRAREDYDEERKGAKVSVGKTVLRGLRLGVTPNFEVIGVQNIDSNAPLVVKDIEGSNKKLSLELSAMLDRRDSRMFPTKGYKITSSLVFSGLDVDIIKFSVQGKKHTTVFNFSDWRGKHVLSYGGTLGVIEATSDQGVPIFERFFAGGANSIRGFAFRGVGPVDVTSSEQVGGKVLLLASAEYTLPVYGDMVRGAFFVDAGKADTDLNDLNINNIRATIGFGFRAKVPFMGNSVVAVDFGFPFIRKDSDDEQAVTFNFGGGR; via the coding sequence ATGTTACAAAAATATATTATAACATTTGCTATTGTTTTCGTTTTTTTCCTCTCATTAGATAGTAATAAGCCACTTAATGCCCAGGGAAGTGAAGCGGTTTCGGCTGTCGTCAAGAAAATAGAATTCAAGGGTAATGACAGAATAAGCAGTTCAACAATAAAAGCTGCTATAAAAACCAATCATGGAGACATATATGACCCAAAAGCAATAAGTCAAGACGTTGATGCTATCTGGCTGTTGGGATTTTTTGATAACATAGAAGTGGAAGTAGAGTCATATGAAGATGGGGTTAAGGTGATATTTCTCGTGCTGGAACGTCCCGTCATAAAGAATATCTTTTTTGCTGGTAACGGTCAGGTAAAGACAAAAAAACTGAGAGAAGCCATACAGGTTAGAGAAGGAGACTATTTAAAGCGTTATCTAATAAAATTGGATGAAGACAAAATTCGTGAGATGTACCAGAAGATGGGTTTTTCGCACATAGTTATCAAGAGCGAGGAGAAAAAATCAAATGGTTACGTGGATATAACATACAAAATCCGAGAAGGTTCAAAAGTCTATATTAAGGAAATAGTCTTTGAAGGAAATAAGACATTCTCTTCTAAAAGACTGACTAAAATCATGGATACGAAGAAAAGGAAGTTTCCCAGTCTGGTGTTTCCAGGTAAATTTGATAAGGCTGAATTTGAAGGCGATATTGATAATATAAAGGCATTTTACGGAAGTGGAGGGTGGTTAGATACAGATATAAAATGGAAAGAACGATACAGTCCTGATAAAACAAAGATGTTTCTTTATGTGGTAATAGATGAGGGTGACAGGTATCATGTCGATACAGTAAATATAAAAGGAAATAAACTTTTTACCAGTGAAGAGATAATGGGTATGCTGCAACTTAAGAAAGGAAGCGCATTCCTGCCGGAGCTTCTCCAGAAAGATTCTAAGGGTATACGGATGGCTTATGGAAGACAAGGTCACCTGAATGCAGACGTGAGAGCGAACTATTCTTACAAACAAGTTGAACCAAAAATTGATATAACATTTGATATTATTGAGAATGAGAGATTTTTCATAGAAAAAGTTATTGTATCCGGTAACGATAAAACAAAAGACAATGTCATCCGCAGGAATTTAAGCTTTTTCCCTGGAGAGAGGCTTGATACTCAAAAAATTAAGGGAAGTGAACAGAGGCTGGCCGGTACAGGTTACTTTGACAACCAAAGTGGAAAGGCTTCAGAGATTTCTTATGTGCCCGGAACTGAGTATAATACAAAAAATGTAATAGTTGATGTGAAAGAGGGTCGGACTGGAATGATGAGGTTTGGTGGAGGGTTTGGCGCTAATGCCGGGCTCTTTGGGGACGTTTCGTATACAGATAAAAATTTTGATATTTTCGATTTTCCTAAAGACTTGCGAGACTTTATGTCAGGCAACGCATTTCGAGGTGGTGGTCACACAATAACTTTGAGATTCAGTCCTGGGCTTCAAAGAACAGAAGGGATGTTTTCGTACAGTAATCCTGCTGTTTTTGATTCTGGTTACAGCCTCGGGCTCAGTACAAATATTTTCCGGCGCGCCAGGGAGGATTATGATGAAGAAAGAAAAGGCGCTAAGGTAAGCGTTGGCAAGACTGTGCTCAGAGGGTTGAGGCTGGGTGTCACTCCAAACTTTGAGGTAATTGGAGTACAAAACATTGACAGCAACGCGCCTCTTGTCGTAAAAGATATAGAAGGAAGCAATAAAAAATTAAGTTTGGAGCTAAGTGCGATGTTAGACAGAAGGGACAGCAGGATGTTTCCTACAAAGGGCTATAAAATAACTTCGTCACTGGTGTTTTCAGGTCTTGATGTTGACATAATAAAGTTTTCAGTACAAGGGAAAAAACATACAACTGTCTTTAATTTTTCCGACTGGAGGGGAAAGCATGTTCTCTCGTATGGTGGAACCCTGGGTGTTATCGAGGCAACTTCAGACCAAGGCGTTCCGATCTTTGAGCGTTTCTTTGCTGGAGGTGCTAATTCAATACGAGGCTTTGCTTTCAGGGGGGTGGGGCCGGTAGATGTGACTTCAAGTGAGCAAGTCGGTGGTAAGGTGTTGCTCCTTGCGTCAGCAGAATATACTCTTCCTGTTTACGGCGACATGGTCAGAGGTGCGTTTTTTGTTGATGCGGGAAAAGCAGATACCGATCTAAACGACTTAAACATTAACAACATTCGTGCTACAATAGGCTTCGGTTTCAGAGCAAAGGTTCCTTTTATGGGAAATTCGGTTGTTGCTGTTGACTTTGGTTTCCCATTCATAAGAAAAGACTCTGATGATGAACAAGCCGTAACATTTAACTTTGGAGGAGGGCGCTAG
- a CDS encoding MgtC/SapB family protein, translating into MSNFGDFLMIGTVLGKLFTAAILGGIIGWERHRRGRPAGLRTHLLVCIGVTLMMLVSEHIFLKYQSQGHNSVLRIDPARIAAQVVTGIGFLGAGTIMRSRASIRGLTTAASLWVVAGIGLAVGSGFILPAIFTTIITIAILILNALVEKGLKRNRYRTIKMLVTGQGHLLDDIKQILEKHSVKLKNYKFKKDIQKGEIEYDLDVKYQDEETLLHASNDVTNTIKDIKSFSLE; encoded by the coding sequence ATGTCTAATTTTGGTGATTTTTTGATGATTGGTACTGTACTTGGAAAATTATTCACTGCTGCAATCCTGGGCGGCATTATCGGATGGGAGAGACATAGACGAGGACGACCAGCAGGTTTGAGAACGCATCTTCTTGTATGTATTGGCGTAACCCTGATGATGCTGGTTTCAGAACATATTTTTCTTAAATACCAAAGCCAAGGTCATAATTCTGTTCTTCGGATTGACCCTGCGAGGATTGCCGCACAGGTAGTGACCGGCATTGGCTTCCTGGGCGCAGGTACGATAATGAGATCCCGGGCCAGTATCAGAGGATTGACGACCGCAGCCTCCCTATGGGTAGTTGCAGGTATAGGCCTTGCGGTTGGCAGCGGATTCATATTACCTGCCATTTTTACAACTATTATTACAATTGCTATCCTGATTTTAAATGCTTTAGTTGAAAAAGGATTGAAAAGAAATAGATACAGGACGATAAAGATGCTGGTCACCGGCCAGGGGCATTTATTGGATGACATAAAACAGATCCTGGAGAAACATTCTGTAAAATTAAAAAATTATAAGTTTAAAAAAGATATCCAGAAGGGTGAAATTGAGTATGATCTGGACGTTAAGTACCAGGACGAAGAGACATTATTACATGCCTCGAACGATGTTACAAATACAATCAAAGACATAAAGAGTTTCAGCTTGGAATAA
- a CDS encoding 50S ribosomal protein L25, with translation METQPLQAKIRKESGSIKSRKNRKAGLIPAVLYGHKQECVMLTLDKKELSKVIDARAKMVNLKMGSKEETAVIKEVQFDTFGKEILHADLIRTDLTEKITTQVPVVLYGTSPGVKEGGILDHALKDIEIECLPAVVPDNIRINISELAIGNTIHIGDVELPSGAKALGSSDATVVSVHFAAAEKEVSEEELAAGPEVISARKPDKEESEN, from the coding sequence ATGGAAACACAACCGCTGCAGGCAAAAATTAGAAAAGAGTCCGGATCTATCAAATCCAGAAAAAATAGAAAAGCGGGTTTGATTCCTGCCGTTTTGTATGGTCATAAACAGGAATGCGTTATGCTTACTTTAGACAAGAAGGAATTGTCTAAAGTAATCGATGCCAGGGCTAAAATGGTTAATTTGAAGATGGGCAGTAAAGAGGAGACTGCGGTTATCAAAGAAGTTCAGTTTGACACTTTCGGTAAAGAGATTTTACACGCTGATTTAATCAGAACTGATCTGACAGAGAAAATTACAACACAGGTTCCTGTTGTACTTTACGGTACTTCACCTGGAGTTAAGGAAGGGGGTATACTGGATCATGCGCTTAAAGACATTGAGATAGAATGCCTTCCTGCTGTCGTTCCGGATAATATCCGTATAAATATTTCAGAATTGGCGATTGGAAATACCATACATATTGGCGATGTAGAACTTCCATCTGGTGCGAAGGCACTGGGAAGCTCTGATGCCACCGTTGTATCTGTCCATTTTGCGGCTGCAGAAAAGGAAGTATCTGAAGAAGAATTAGCTGCTGGGCCAGAAGTAATCAGCGCTCGAAAACCGGATAAAGAAGAGTCAGAAAATTAG
- a CDS encoding TldD/PmbA family protein produces MIKTEDLQTAVADALKQIKKQKDVIDAEVFASWNDLITIRVNYTSDIPCNGVHEPKSIQSYGLGILVTFKRGNRVETGFGSVTNDLTKEGIIEALAKARKNRVCDPDFRTLPEPIDTPALTNYHDKRVMQISAKDSVGLGWKALDGALKTLRGGGHRKTIIVGGDVTIQRERMAIKTTKGIDDFDETTTLTANITAMIENKNVKGTGWSTGTHLKTFDPETAGKDAAVSAMRTIGGKKIKSGKYNVVFSNQPVTDITSNVLIPSLDLSSVNASNTPFLGMLGQEIVSHNLNIYDDGSIKGEIGSKKITCEGMPTGRTDLIKNGTLTGFLSNSYYAQKFKNNLYNPMPRNGFRYSTNGRDYKNRADISPTNVIIEGGRETTRGNLLKQVNNGVYIGRIWYTYAINGLAMGDFTGTIIADSFLIKDGKISRPLKPNTVRINANIKHILNNIIGITKKKRSTLVWGSREVVIAPEIAVSNVQLDNVTGFLA; encoded by the coding sequence ATGATAAAAACAGAAGACTTACAAACAGCCGTTGCCGACGCGCTGAAACAGATAAAAAAGCAAAAGGATGTTATCGATGCGGAAGTATTTGCGTCATGGAATGATCTGATAACTATAAGGGTTAATTACACATCGGATATTCCCTGTAACGGGGTCCACGAGCCAAAATCTATTCAATCGTACGGTCTTGGAATACTGGTCACATTCAAAAGAGGTAACAGGGTTGAAACAGGTTTTGGGTCAGTCACAAATGATTTGACGAAAGAGGGTATTATCGAAGCCCTGGCGAAGGCGAGAAAAAACAGGGTGTGTGACCCGGATTTCAGAACACTGCCTGAACCAATAGATACACCTGCCTTAACAAACTATCACGACAAACGTGTCATGCAAATCAGTGCGAAAGATAGTGTTGGTTTAGGGTGGAAGGCCCTTGATGGTGCTCTCAAAACCCTTCGTGGTGGCGGTCACAGGAAAACAATCATTGTCGGAGGAGACGTTACCATCCAGAGAGAACGAATGGCCATTAAGACGACAAAGGGAATAGATGATTTTGACGAAACTACCACCCTTACTGCAAATATAACGGCAATGATCGAGAATAAAAATGTTAAGGGCACAGGATGGAGTACTGGCACACATTTGAAAACATTTGATCCGGAAACAGCAGGCAAAGACGCAGCAGTGAGTGCAATGAGGACAATTGGCGGAAAGAAAATCAAGTCAGGGAAATACAATGTGGTCTTTAGCAATCAGCCTGTTACTGATATTACTTCAAACGTATTGATACCATCGTTGGATCTGTCGTCAGTTAATGCATCCAACACGCCATTTCTCGGAATGCTTGGCCAGGAAATAGTATCGCATAATTTAAATATATATGATGATGGATCAATAAAGGGGGAGATCGGTAGTAAAAAAATTACGTGTGAAGGTATGCCAACCGGAAGAACTGACCTTATCAAGAATGGTACACTTACCGGCTTTCTTTCTAATAGTTACTATGCGCAAAAATTCAAAAATAATCTGTACAATCCAATGCCACGCAACGGTTTCAGGTACTCAACAAATGGCAGGGATTATAAAAACAGGGCAGACATATCACCGACAAACGTGATAATAGAAGGAGGCAGAGAGACCACCAGGGGTAATCTCCTTAAGCAGGTCAACAATGGTGTCTATATAGGGAGGATATGGTACACCTATGCGATAAACGGACTGGCCATGGGTGACTTCACGGGTACTATAATCGCCGACTCCTTTTTAATAAAGGACGGAAAGATTTCTCGTCCGCTAAAACCTAACACCGTTAGAATCAATGCAAACATTAAGCATATTCTCAACAACATAATCGGGATTACAAAGAAAAAGAGATCTACTCTGGTATGGGGGTCAAGAGAAGTAGTGATTGCCCCGGAAATCGCTGTAAGCAATGTGCAACTGGACAATGTAACTGGTTTTCTGGCCTAG
- the pth gene encoding aminoacyl-tRNA hydrolase, with product MKIVFGLGNPGGKYAKTRHNIGFAVIDKFLQSCDVGFTKKYRDSIVSKCVIEGEEVLFVKPQMYMNLSGGPAKKIIEKYNCSLSEILVILDDISIPLGKIRIREKGSSGGHNGLKSISNHLTTTSFPRLRIGVGNSLSEDTKKFVLSRFTKEENSVIQDAIDKACKVINYWVTTDIKNCMCLFN from the coding sequence ATGAAAATTGTTTTTGGCCTTGGGAATCCGGGTGGCAAATATGCGAAAACAAGGCATAATATTGGATTTGCCGTTATAGATAAATTTTTACAGAGTTGTGATGTTGGTTTTACAAAAAAATATCGTGATTCTATCGTTAGTAAATGTGTTATTGAAGGTGAAGAAGTTCTTTTTGTAAAGCCTCAGATGTATATGAACTTAAGCGGTGGGCCCGCAAAAAAGATCATAGAAAAATATAATTGCAGTCTAAGCGAAATACTTGTAATTCTGGATGATATCAGCATTCCTCTTGGAAAAATCAGGATAAGGGAAAAAGGTAGCAGTGGTGGGCATAATGGCTTGAAATCAATCTCAAATCATTTAACAACTACGAGTTTCCCCAGATTGCGCATTGGAGTTGGTAACAGTCTTTCAGAAGATACAAAGAAGTTTGTCTTATCACGTTTTACAAAAGAAGAAAATAGCGTAATTCAAGATGCTATCGACAAAGCGTGTAAGGTGATAAATTATTGGGTAACGACAGATATAAAAAACTGCATGTGCTTGTTTAACTAG
- a CDS encoding ribose-phosphate diphosphokinase, whose translation MDEKNRIDTINNIKIFTGNSNIALVEKVCRYLSIPLGNASVGRFPDGEIDVKVDEDVRGSDIFIIQSTCAPVNDSLAELLILIDCFKRASSARITAVLPYYGYARKDRKDEGRVPITAKLVANLITEAGADRVLTMDLHAAQIQGFFDIPVDHLLAFPVISEYYKEKDLSDFVVVSPDVGGIKIARQYSNHLNMRLAVVDKRRMGPEDIEVGFVIGDVEGRNAIIIDDMIATGGSICQAARVLKEKGAKDIYVCATHPVLCGSAVEKLAEAPIKEIAVTDTIPLNNHAKSLGTKIKVLSVSRLLGEAIKRIHTNTSISSMFNDH comes from the coding sequence ATGGACGAAAAAAACCGTATAGATACGATAAATAATATAAAGATATTTACCGGAAACTCAAATATCGCTCTGGTTGAAAAGGTATGTCGTTATCTCTCTATCCCTTTGGGAAATGCCTCGGTAGGCAGATTTCCGGATGGTGAGATAGACGTCAAGGTTGATGAAGATGTACGTGGATCTGACATCTTTATTATACAGTCTACATGTGCGCCGGTGAATGATAGCCTTGCTGAGTTGTTGATATTGATAGATTGTTTTAAAAGAGCATCTTCTGCTAGAATAACCGCAGTTTTGCCCTATTATGGATATGCTAGAAAAGATCGGAAGGATGAGGGCAGGGTGCCAATTACGGCGAAGCTGGTTGCAAACCTTATTACTGAGGCAGGGGCGGATAGAGTGCTCACTATGGATTTGCATGCAGCCCAGATACAGGGTTTTTTTGATATACCGGTAGACCATCTTCTTGCATTCCCTGTTATCTCGGAATATTACAAGGAGAAAGACCTGTCTGACTTTGTTGTAGTTTCACCGGATGTTGGAGGTATTAAGATAGCAAGGCAATATTCAAACCATCTGAACATGAGATTGGCTGTAGTAGATAAGAGGAGGATGGGGCCGGAAGATATAGAAGTCGGGTTTGTTATTGGTGATGTAGAAGGTAGAAATGCAATTATAATAGACGATATGATTGCTACAGGCGGATCTATATGTCAGGCGGCAAGGGTGTTGAAGGAAAAAGGGGCTAAAGATATTTATGTATGTGCAACGCACCCTGTCTTATGCGGTTCCGCTGTTGAAAAGTTAGCAGAAGCGCCTATTAAGGAAATAGCAGTTACAGATACTATACCTTTGAACAATCATGCAAAAAGCCTGGGCACAAAAATTAAAGTGCTATCAGTGTCAAGGCTTTTGGGTGAGGCGATAAAAAGGATCCATACTAACACGTCAATTAGTTCAATGTTTAATGATCATTGA
- the rpsR gene encoding 30S ribosomal protein S18, translating into MKRKFKKKKPTESPHKKKKYQEFATKCRFCRSRVESVDYKDMHYLQKLVGSQGKLLSKKRSGNCTKHQRSVKIALKRARHMALLA; encoded by the coding sequence ATGAAACGAAAATTTAAAAAGAAAAAACCAACAGAATCACCACACAAGAAAAAGAAATATCAAGAATTTGCTACGAAATGCCGATTTTGCAGGTCCAGAGTAGAGTCGGTTGATTATAAAGACATGCATTATTTACAAAAACTTGTAGGAAGCCAGGGAAAGCTGCTCTCCAAAAAACGTTCGGGGAATTGTACAAAACATCAGCGTTCGGTAAAAATTGCTTTAAAAAGAGCCAGGCATATGGCACTGTTAGCCTGA
- the rplI gene encoding 50S ribosomal protein L9 translates to MKILLKKEIKKLGNIGDVVDVANGYARNYLLPKKLATVVTKGNIEQINLQMIKNEEKRKEEIKNLQTLAEEIANIPYTITVKTNKEGKLFGSVTASDIVKVLTEKGFQIDEKMVVLESPIKKCDMYNVNVMLHPDVKAQCRVSVVSESEKSAGPLQEASEAPSTNNSETDKA, encoded by the coding sequence ATGAAAATATTACTAAAAAAAGAGATTAAAAAATTAGGCAACATTGGGGACGTTGTTGATGTTGCAAATGGTTATGCAAGGAATTATCTATTGCCTAAGAAACTTGCAACAGTTGTAACAAAAGGGAATATCGAACAAATTAATCTGCAAATGATAAAAAACGAGGAGAAACGAAAAGAAGAGATCAAGAATCTTCAAACATTAGCTGAAGAAATTGCGAACATACCTTACACTATCACAGTTAAGACAAATAAAGAAGGAAAGCTTTTTGGTTCTGTTACTGCCAGTGACATTGTAAAAGTACTGACAGAAAAAGGCTTTCAAATAGATGAAAAGATGGTAGTCCTTGAAAGCCCAATCAAAAAATGTGACATGTATAACGTAAATGTGATGTTGCATCCTGATGTTAAAGCGCAATGCAGGGTATCGGTTGTAAGCGAATCTGAAAAGTCAGCAGGCCCACTACAGGAAGCTTCTGAAGCTCCTTCTACAAATAACTCAGAAACAGATAAAGCTTAA